From a region of the Rhipicephalus microplus isolate Deutch F79 chromosome X, USDA_Rmic, whole genome shotgun sequence genome:
- the LOC119177185 gene encoding uncharacterized protein LOC119177185 isoform X1, with translation MAESGQLQLSHDELLQAHKKERKELQGAVKCQQYQLNTQQFEVCFRRLQSIPFPANNIVSLHLHEFLANCAIKHGIAEDTLLLCLVTATSHLMGLSSSTKICLSSGWQENPVLWSTVLVPREHSCHNFVWTLQKLLCDLHSELRSRDIAAKPLVVDEASCTSLSRLLTLWQVGPILGAHASFEQVKTVFSSVGKGKFERLALGVPVLWCPVTSDVPFLSEVRFNLCCITDPYAFHSVLSSKLNDNVEFQECMWPNILLACGHERSLDLVSTYEQVADVEVDRLKGLLLSIAEAHCLPVRYKLSEEARCILPQLMSKFKQLASSLNCRVALFKTATSQIFRLAAALYVLDGCLSAAIQPDIREYEIPAAHVWEAHDIVMHTLRIKAELLDCPLQDELFQTVENPRTSHQSNSFQHCTNGTVRNISVSSVFCVAPGVQVQSNREQVPVPVPIPRELSVSIVQPPARDSEHSGSHISQSEPQETFISFNSVIPDSDEEFVDKFHYKIRRLLICGKTLLTPTLVAQMKYVSVTDPNVPGKLRYPTQLASLFLKRVAALGFGTMLTRHDSHSKKLLFRKTDYQQLGQAQLKLLQNLRVTREQYSQGSPRPRAPNWETGSAAPVRLPHSPVNQTQSLPVKQEVIDIN, from the exons ATGGCGGAGAGCGGCCAATTGCAACTTTCTCACGACGAGCTTTTGCAAGCGCATAAAAAGGAACGCAAAGAATTGCAAG GCGCGGTCAAATGCCAGCAGTACCAGCTGAACACCCAGCAGTTTGAAGTCTGCTTCAGGAGACTCCAATCTATTCCATTTCCCGCCAACAACATTGTCTCGCTGCATCTTCACGAGTTTCTCGCCAACTGTGCCATCAAGCATGGCATAGCAGAGGACACTTTACTCCTGTGTCTTGTTACAGCCACATCCCACCTTATGGGTCTCTCATCATCAACAAAAATTTGTTTGTCATCTGGTTGGCAAGAAAATCCTGTGCTGTGGTCTACTGTCTTGGTGCCAAGGGAACACAGCTGTCACAATTTTGTGTGGACCTTACAGAAACTGCTGTGCGACTTGCATTCAGAGCTGCGTTCCAGAGACATTGCAGCAAAGCCACTTGTAGTGGATGAAGCATCGTGCACTAGTCTCAGCAGGTTGCTGACACTGTGGCAGGTTGGACCTATTTTAGGTGCACATGCATCTTTTGAGCAAGTTAAAACTGTTTTCTCATCTGTTGGGAAAGGAAAGTTTGAAAGGCTTGCCTTGGGTGTACCTGTGTTGTGGTGCCCGGTCACTTCTGATGTACCTTTTTTGAGTGAAGTGCGCTTTAATCTTTGTTGTATCACAGACCCATATGCTTTTCATTCTGTCTTGTCATCAAAGCTCAATGATAACGTGGAATTTCAGGAATGTATGTGGCCTAATATTCTCCTTGCTTGTGGTCATGAAAGGTCGCTGGACCTGGTCAGTACATATGAACAGGTAGCAGATGTAGAGGTAGATAGGTTGAAAGGCTTACTGCTGTCCATTGCAGAAGCACACTGCTTACCAGTTAGGTACAAGTTGTCAGAGGAAGCAAGATGTATTCTCCCACAACTGATGTCCAAGTTCAAGCAACTGGCATCGAGTTTGAATTGCCGTGTGGCTCTCTTCAAGACTGCCACTAGTCAGATTTTTCGTTTGGCTGCAGCACTATACGTTCTGGATGGCTGTCTTAGTGCAGCAATTCAACCTGACATACGCGAGTATGAAATACCTGCAGCACATGTTTGGGAAGCACATGACATAGTGATGCACACATTGCGCATTAAAGCTGAGCTTCTAGATTGTCCTCTTCAGGATGAGTTGTTCCAGACTGTTGAGAACCCCAGAACATCCCACCAAAGCAACAGCTTTCAGCATTGTACAAACGGAACAGTGCGCAATATTTCTGTTTCATCAGTATTTTGTGTGGCACCTGGAGTACAGGTGCAGTCAAACCGTGAGCAAGTTCCAGTGCCTGTTCCGATTCCTCGTGAACTTTCGGTGTCAATTGTTCAGCCACCAGCACGTGACAGCGAGCACAGTGGTTCTCATATCTCACAGTCAGAACCACAAGAAACCTTTATTTCCTTCAATTCAGTTATCCCGGACTCTGACGAGGAGTTTGTGGACAAATTTCACTACAAAATTAGGCGTCTGCTAATATGTGGGAAGACTCTGCTCACACCAACACTAGTGGCACAAATGAAGTACGTCTCGGTCACTGATCCAAATGTCCCTGGGAAGCTACGTTATCCCACACAACTTGCCTCCCTTTTCCTTAAAAGAGTGGCTGCCTTGGGATTTGGCACCATGTTAACACGACATGACAGCCACTCCAAGAAGCTGTTGTTTCGAAAAACAGACTATCAGCAGCTTGGTCAAGCTCAGCTAAAGCTTCTTCAGAATCTTCGTGTGACCAGAGAACAGTACTCACAAGGCTCTCCACGACCACGCGCGCCAAATTGGGAAACTGGATCAGCTGCACCTGTTCGCTTGCCACACTCGCCAGTAAATCAGACACAGAGTCTTCCTGTTAAGCAAGAAGTCATTGACATAAACTAG